The Phoenix dactylifera cultivar Barhee BC4 chromosome 17, palm_55x_up_171113_PBpolish2nd_filt_p, whole genome shotgun sequence genome contains a region encoding:
- the LOC103711908 gene encoding LOW QUALITY PROTEIN: MDIS1-interacting receptor like kinase 1-like (The sequence of the model RefSeq protein was modified relative to this genomic sequence to represent the inferred CDS: deleted 1 base in 1 codon): MQVNFFLLLFFFFFAFSSDVAISRAAVAENDEMSALLSIKAGLIDPLDALQDWKAPADHQESKHCKWTGVGCNSMGFVESLDLSRMNLSGKITDAIQHLPSLIRLNLCGNFFSSSLPKTLSGLSMLKEFDVSQNALVGHFPTGLGACAGLTALNASGNNFVGRLPEDLANATSLEVIDLRGSFFEGPIPASYRSLQKLKFLGLSGNNLTGKIPVELGELSSLEKLIIGYNEFEGGLPAEFGNLSNLHYLDGAFGNLDGVIPPELGKLQLLTTLYLYKNNLEGEIPKEIGHMSALAVLDLSDNQIAGAMPPELGRLKNLQLLNLMCNQLEGPVPPGIGYLPQLEVLALWNNSLTGPLPPNLGRNSPLQWLDVSSNSLSGEIPTGLCNGGNLTKLILFNNAFSGPIPTSLSTCLSLVRVRMQNNKLNGTIPSGLGKLPKLQRLELASNELGGEIPNDIAFSTSLSFIDLSHNQLQLALPSNVLSIPTLQSFMASDNQLTGGIPDQFQDCPALAILDLSSNRLTGSIPASLASCQRLVNLNLQRNRFTGEIPKAIAMMPALAILDLSNNLLAGAIPENFGSSPALETLNLSYNNLSGPVPANGILSTINPDELAGNPGLCGGVLLPPMCHRIRWGNAERRQSAHIKHILVGWLTGILAVLAFGVTLYGAQQLYRRWYIDGGCCEEQLDEENNAWPWRLTAFQRLNFTSDDVLACVKESNVIGMGATGIVYKAELQRPHTAVAVKKLWRSGTEAEAWNSELKVDVTREVSLLGRLRHRNIVRLLGYMHNDTDTMFIYEYMPNGSLWEALHGPQAGRMLADWVSRYNVAAGIAQGLAYLHHDCHPAIIHRDIKSNNILLDGNLEAQIADFGLARMMARKNETVSMVAGSYGYIAPEYGYTLKVDQKSDIYSFGVVLMELLTRKRPIEPEFGECQDIVGWVREKLRNSGGIEAVLDPTVGGQCKHVQEEMLLVLRIAVLCTAKMPKDRPSMRDVLTMLGEAKPRRKSSSTSVASNVAAKDKPVFSISPDSDFPEI, from the exons ATGCAAGTTAATTTTTTTCTActgttattcttcttcttcttcgcatTCTCTTCTGACGTTGCCATTTCCCGTGCTGCTGTCGCCGAAAATGACGAGATGTCGGCCCTGCTCTCGATCAAAGCTGGCCTCATCGACCCCTTGGATGCTCTCCAAGATTGGAAAGCTCCGGCCGACCACCAGGAATCCAAGCATTGCAAGTGGACGGGTGTTGGGTGCAATTCAATGGGCTTCGTCGAGAGTCTCGACCTCTCTCGCATGAACCTCAGTGGCAAGATCACTGACGCTATCCAACACCTCCCCAGTCTCATCCGTCTCAATCTCTGCGGcaatttcttctcctcctcgctTCCTAAAACACTATCGGGCCTCTCCATGCTCAAGGAGTTCGATGTAAGCCAGAATGCACTTGTGGGCCATTTCCCTACCGGTCTTGGCGCATGCGCCGGTCTAACGGCTCTCAATGCATCGGGGAACAACTTCGTCGGCCGACTACCCGAGGATCTTGCCAATGCCACATCCCTGGAGGTCATAGATCTCCGAGGGAGTTTCTTCGAGGGGCCAATACCGGCATCCTACAGAAGCCTGCAGAAACTGAAGTTCTTGGGCCTCTCCGGCAACAACCTCACCGGAAAGATCCCggtggagctcggtgagctaTCCTCATTGGAGAAGCTCATAATTGGCTACAACGAGTTTGAAGGGGGTCTTCCCGCTGAATTCGGGAACCTGTCAAACCTCCACTACCTCGACGGGGCATTCGGGAATCTTGATGGCGTGATACCGCCGGAATTGGGGAAGCTGCAGCTGCTGACCACTCTCTACTTGTACAAGAACAATTTGGAAGGCGAGATCCCCAAGGAGATCGGGCACATGTCGGCACTGGCTGTGCTTGATCTCTCTGATAACCAGATAGCCGGTGCGATGCCGCCGGAATTGGGCCGGCTGAAGAACCTCCAGCTCTTGAACCTCATGTGCAACCAGCTCGAAGGCCCGGTGCCGCCGGGCATCGGCTACCTGCCCCAGCTGGAGGTGCTCGCGCTCTGGAACAACTCGCTGACCGGGCCCCTACCTCCAAATCTCGGCCGCAACTCGCCGCTGCAGTGGCTGGACGTGTCATCGAACTCACTCTCCGGCGAGATCCCGACTGGTTTATGCAATGGCGGCAACCTCACCAagctcatccttttcaacaaTGCCTTCTCCGGCCCGATCCCGACCAGTCTCTCGACGTGCTTGTCATTGGTTCGCGTCAGGATGCAGAACAACAAGCTCAATGGCACGATCCCGAGCGGGCTCGGGAAGCTGCCGAAGCTCCAGAGATTGGAATTGGCGAGCAATGAGCTTGGAGGCGAGATTCCAAATGACATCGCCTTCTCCACGTCGCTCTCCTTCATTGATCTCTCCCACAACCAGCTCCAATTAGCCCTCCCTTCCAATGTACTCTCCATTCCCACTCTCCAGAGCTTCATGGCCTCCGACAACCAGCTCACCGGAGGGATTCCAGACCAGTTCCAAGATTGCCCGGCGCTCGCCATCCTTGATCTCTCCAGCAACCGCCTCACTGGAAGCATTCCAGCGAGCCTCGCCTCGTGCCAGAGGCTCGTCAACCTCAATCTACAGCGCAACAGATTCACCGGGGAGATCCCGAAGGCGATCGCGATGATGCCAGCACTCGCCATCCTCGACCTGTCCAACAATCTCCTGGCAGGCGCTATCCCGGAAAACTTCGGGAGCTCGCCGGCTCTCGAGACACTGAACTTGTCCTACAACAATCTCTCCGGCCCAGTGCCGGCAAATGGGATACTGAGCACTATAAATCCCGACGAGCTTGCCGGCAACCCTGGCCTGTGTGGTGGAGTACTACTACCCCCGATGTGCCACAGGATCAGGTGGGGCAACGCCGAG AGACGACAGAGCGCCCATATCAAACACATCCTGGTCGGGTGGTTGACGGGGATCTTGGCGGTCCTCGCCTTTGGCGTCACTCTTTACGGAGCTCAACAACTCTACAGGAGGTGGTACATCGATGGCGGATGCTGCGAGGAGCAGCTCGACGAAGAGAACAACGCATGGCCGTGGAGGCTGACGGCATTCCAACGGCTCAATTTCACGAGCGATGATGTGCTCGCATGCGTCAAGGAGTCGAACGTGATTGGAATGGGCGCCACCGGAATTGTCTACAAGGCCGAGCTGCAGCGACCCCATACGGCGGTGGCAGTGAAGAAGCTCTGGCGTTCAGGGACGGAGGCCGAGGCATGGAATTCAGAGCTCAAAGTCGACGTTACCAGAGAGGTGAGCCTATTGGGGAGGCTCCGGCACCGCAACATAGTGAGGCTGCTCGGCTATATGCACAATGACACCGACACGATGTTCATATATGAGTACATGCCCAATGGGAGTCTCTGGGAGGCTCTGCATGGGCCACAGGCCGGCCGGATGCTGGCCGACTGGGTGTCGAGGTATAATGTGGCAGCTGGGATTGCCCAAGGGCTTGCCTACCTCCACCATGACTGCCATCCCGCCATCATACACCGCGACATCAAATCCAACAACATATTGTTGGACGGAAACCTCGAGGCACAGATCGCCGACTTCGGGCTTGCAAGGATGATGGCGAGGAAGAACGAGACCGTGTCGATGGTCGCCGGATCTTACGGCTACATTGCTCCAG AGTATGGCTACACTCTGAAGGTGGATCAGAAGAGTGATATCTATAGCTTTGGAGTGGTTCTTATGGAGCTCCTGACGAGAAAGAGACCGATAGAGCCTGAGTTTGGCGAGTGCCAAGACATCGTGGGATGGGTACGCGAGAAATTAAGAAATAGCGGAGGGATCGAAGCAGTGCTGGACCCGACCGTTGGCGGGCAATGCAAGCATGTTCAAGAGGAGATGCTTTTAGTCCTTCGGATTGCAGTACTTTGCACGGCAAAGATGCCGAAAGACCGGCCATCTATGAGGGACGTACTCACGATGCTGGGCGAGGCAAAGCCAAGGAGGAAGAGCAGCAGTACCAGCGTAGCAAGTAACGTCGCAGCCAAGGATAAGCCTGTCTTCAGTATCTCTCCGGATTCTGATTTTCCGGAGATCTGA
- the LOC103711884 gene encoding dehydration-responsive element-binding protein 2C-like, translating into MVCAAPMGPEEKKHKKCCPLRRSRKGCMKGKGGPENQACAFRGVRQRTWGKWVAEIREPNRGARLWLGTFNTSLEAAQAYDAAARSLYGECARLNLPDSSSVRSASTTPVSIKSDSPSQSPATSTSESRVSFPDSTMESPTYFYNGGGGGLNDLDDYVTRLPKAEDFGLEAFQDVPLFDDVGYSNPGFDGELMNFDALQLSWCP; encoded by the coding sequence ATGGTTTGTGCTGCTCCCATGGGACCTGAAGAGAAGAAGCACAAGAAGTGCTGCCCTCTCAGGAGGTCGAGGAAAGGCTGCATGAAAGGCAAGGGTGGGCCTGAGAACCAGGCCTGCGCCTTCAGAGGCGTGAGGCAGAGAACCTGGGGGAAGTGGGTCGCCGAGATCCGCGAGCCAAACCGTGGCGCCCGCCTCTGGCTCGGGACCTTCAACACCTCCCTCGAGGCCGCCCAGGCCTACGACGCCGCCGCCCGCAGCCTCTACGGCGAGTGCGCGCGGCTCAATCTCCCCGATTCGTCCTCTGTCAGATCGGCATCGACCACGCCGGTGTCGATCAAGTCGGACTCTCCGAGCCAGTCGCCCGCTACCAGTACCAGCGAGTCGAGGGTGAGCTTCCCTGATAGCACCATGGAGTCGCCCACCTATTTCTACaacggcggcggtggcggcctTAATGATTTAGATGATTATGTCACGAGGTTGCCAAAGGCTGAGGATTTTGGGCTGGAGGCTTTCCAGGATGTGCCGCTCTTCGATGATGTCGGATATTCGAATCCAGGCTTTGACGGGGAGCTGATGAATTTTGATGCTTTGCAACTGTCTTGGTGTCCTTGA